One Legionella lansingensis genomic region harbors:
- a CDS encoding endonuclease/exonuclease/phosphatase family protein yields MVQKKRSLSLITYNIHKGFSLGRIRFLLPKMREALSALNPDFVFLQEVQGEHRRREKRIDAWPDLPQFEYIAEKIWPHYLYAKNAVYQSGHHGNAILSKFAFEDFENINLSLMNRASRSILHGQIKIGEQSPTTIHLLCVHLGLFKAERASQCKALMHRISAAVPENEPLIMAGDFNDWRHHLSKPLAEELGIHEAFYRLEGQHARSFPAISPAFCVDRIYFRGMEVADVKCLRGKPWRLLSDHVPLLARFEFSVKK; encoded by the coding sequence ATGGTGCAAAAAAAGCGCAGCCTATCCTTGATCACTTACAATATTCATAAAGGATTTAGCTTAGGCAGAATTCGATTTTTATTACCAAAAATGCGGGAGGCATTATCCGCATTAAATCCTGATTTTGTTTTCCTCCAAGAAGTCCAAGGGGAACATAGACGACGGGAAAAACGGATTGATGCCTGGCCTGACCTACCCCAATTCGAATATATTGCTGAAAAAATTTGGCCTCATTATCTCTATGCTAAAAATGCAGTTTATCAGTCTGGTCATCACGGTAATGCCATCTTAAGCAAATTTGCTTTTGAAGATTTTGAAAATATTAATTTATCGTTAATGAATCGAGCGTCTCGCAGCATTTTGCATGGGCAAATCAAAATAGGGGAGCAATCTCCCACAACCATTCATTTATTGTGCGTACATTTGGGTTTATTCAAGGCAGAACGTGCTTCACAATGTAAAGCGTTAATGCATCGAATCAGTGCTGCAGTGCCTGAAAACGAGCCTCTAATTATGGCTGGTGATTTCAATGATTGGCGTCATCATTTATCCAAACCGCTGGCTGAAGAACTTGGTATTCATGAAGCATTTTATCGTTTAGAGGGTCAGCATGCACGTTCTTTCCCTGCAATAAGCCCTGCTTTTTGTGTTGATCGTATTTATTTTCGTGGCATGGAAGTGGCGGATGTCAAATGTTTGCGGGGAAAACCATGGCGGCTTTTATCTGACCATGTACCTTTACTAGCCCGTTTTGAATTTAGTGTAAAGAAGTAG
- the proA gene encoding zinc metalloprotease ProA, with translation MHPNVYLSPLVACLALTMASSVKAAEPLPLQKESFKSLQHQFHLALPGVKPAANVSVDSLQFLQQHTDKNHINHIRLQQQYAGFPVIGGYAILHSSSAGKGLLNSSQTVMMNGVVYRGLQKELGQPSADFAKNGEAALKVFKEQYQGKDISAEQVTPVVYIDEQHQAHWAYKVSIFVRHTDKIPERPTAIVDAKSYKPFVQWNDIKTRRAAAKGMGFGGNHKIGEYAYGKNYPLLEITREKRTATCFMENTDVKVVDMEHEYFSNNKPMKFDCKKAVNGGDPMTFWTGYKGDGYDRDNGAYSPTNDALYAGHVIKHMYHDWYGVEALKNPDGSPMQLVMRVHYGQGYENAYWDGEQMTFGDGESMMYPLVSLGVGGHEISHGFTEQHSDLAYYGQSGGMNEAFSDMAAQAAEFYSTGSNSWQIGPEIMKEDSGWEALRYMDKPSRDGMSIDRADEYYGGLDVHYSSGVYNHLFYILAHKPDWNTRKAFDVMVKANIDYWTPTSTFDEGGCGVLYAARDFNNAGGKYPLEDIKASLSEVAIKYDACEMASAN, from the coding sequence ATGCATCCAAATGTCTATTTGTCCCCGTTGGTGGCTTGTCTGGCACTAACAATGGCTTCTTCTGTTAAAGCAGCCGAACCGCTTCCCTTACAAAAGGAATCATTCAAAAGCTTGCAGCACCAATTTCACCTTGCGCTTCCTGGCGTCAAGCCAGCCGCCAACGTGTCTGTTGACAGTCTGCAATTTCTTCAGCAGCACACGGATAAAAATCACATCAATCACATCCGTTTACAGCAACAGTATGCGGGATTCCCTGTGATTGGTGGTTATGCGATTCTTCATAGCAGCAGCGCCGGGAAAGGGCTGTTAAATTCATCACAGACTGTGATGATGAATGGTGTTGTTTATCGAGGTTTGCAAAAAGAACTAGGGCAGCCTAGTGCCGATTTTGCAAAAAATGGGGAAGCTGCGCTGAAAGTATTTAAAGAGCAATATCAAGGGAAAGATATTAGTGCAGAACAAGTAACCCCTGTCGTTTATATTGATGAACAACATCAGGCACATTGGGCCTATAAAGTGAGTATTTTTGTTCGTCATACTGACAAAATTCCTGAAAGACCCACTGCGATTGTTGATGCCAAGTCCTATAAACCTTTTGTGCAATGGAATGATATCAAGACAAGACGTGCTGCCGCAAAAGGAATGGGCTTCGGTGGTAATCACAAGATTGGTGAATATGCTTATGGTAAGAATTATCCGCTGTTAGAGATTACCCGTGAGAAAAGAACAGCAACCTGCTTCATGGAAAACACCGATGTTAAGGTAGTCGACATGGAACATGAGTACTTTTCCAACAATAAGCCCATGAAATTTGACTGTAAGAAAGCGGTGAATGGTGGTGACCCTATGACCTTCTGGACAGGTTATAAAGGGGATGGTTATGACAGAGACAACGGCGCTTACTCTCCCACGAATGATGCACTTTATGCTGGTCATGTGATTAAGCATATGTATCATGACTGGTATGGCGTTGAAGCATTGAAGAACCCGGATGGTTCACCAATGCAGCTGGTAATGCGAGTTCATTACGGTCAGGGCTATGAAAATGCCTATTGGGATGGTGAGCAGATGACTTTTGGCGATGGTGAAAGCATGATGTATCCTTTGGTGTCCTTAGGTGTTGGTGGACACGAAATTAGCCATGGCTTTACTGAACAACATTCAGATCTTGCTTATTATGGTCAATCAGGGGGCATGAACGAGGCTTTCTCCGACATGGCTGCGCAGGCCGCGGAATTTTATTCTACTGGCTCAAATAGTTGGCAAATCGGTCCTGAGATCATGAAAGAAGATAGTGGTTGGGAGGCCTTGCGTTATATGGATAAGCCAAGTCGTGATGGTATGTCTATTGATCGAGCAGATGAGTATTATGGTGGACTGGATGTTCATTATTCCAGCGGTGTTTACAACCATTTATTTTACATTTTGGCTCATAAACCCGATTGGAATACTCGTAAAGCCTTTGATGTTATGGTGAAAGCTAATATAGATTATTGGACTCCCACGTCCACCTTTGATGAAGGTGGTTGCGGAGTGCTTTACGCTGCTAGAGACTTTAATAATGCCGGAGGCAAGTATCCTTTAGAGGATATAAAAGCATCTCTGAGTGAGGTTGCTATCAAGTATGATGCATGCGAGATGGCCTCTGCTAATTAA
- a CDS encoding alpha/beta fold hydrolase, whose protein sequence is MTSFTVSIPGFTIAGKAWGKPDCAPMLALHGWLDNANSFDLLAPYLADKFYLLAIDLPGHGYSSHLPEGCHYHFTDGIFTILEIINALKLKQVHLLGHSMGACLASLVAGVAPEKILSMALIEGLGPFSKPEETCRNQLAQYSQHLFKAQSKSAKPYPSITSAAQARAKRGYLSLQHAEILCQRGTHEQHGRIYWRHDKRLLTPTSMRMTEGQILSCLRNITAKSCLIWAENTSVFDGYDMNTRIKAVANLKTHYLKGGHHLHMEEPGAVAQCLAEFYER, encoded by the coding sequence ATGACATCATTCACCGTTTCAATTCCTGGTTTTACAATCGCTGGCAAAGCATGGGGAAAACCTGATTGCGCCCCCATGCTCGCCCTTCATGGTTGGTTAGATAACGCTAATTCTTTTGATTTATTAGCTCCCTATTTAGCAGATAAGTTCTATTTATTAGCCATCGATTTGCCAGGACATGGCTATTCTTCTCATTTACCCGAGGGCTGCCATTATCATTTTACAGATGGCATTTTTACAATTTTAGAGATTATTAATGCGCTAAAACTGAAACAGGTTCACTTGCTAGGTCACTCTATGGGCGCCTGTCTTGCAAGTCTTGTTGCAGGAGTTGCACCGGAAAAAATACTTTCAATGGCTTTAATCGAGGGTTTAGGCCCTTTTTCTAAACCTGAGGAAACTTGCCGTAATCAACTCGCACAGTACTCGCAACATCTGTTTAAAGCGCAATCCAAAAGCGCGAAGCCCTACCCATCAATTACTTCAGCAGCACAAGCACGAGCTAAGCGTGGCTACTTATCGCTTCAGCATGCAGAAATCCTTTGTCAAAGAGGAACCCACGAACAACATGGAAGGATTTACTGGCGCCATGATAAACGACTTTTAACCCCAACATCAATGCGGATGACAGAAGGACAGATTCTTTCTTGCTTGAGAAATATAACAGCCAAAAGTTGTCTTATCTGGGCAGAAAATACCTCTGTTTTTGACGGCTATGATATGAACACACGCATAAAAGCAGTTGCTAATTTGAAAACACATTACTTAAAAGGTGGTCATCATTTGCACATGGAAGAACCAGGCGCTGTTGCACAGTGCCTGGCTGAGTTTTATGAACGTTAA